The following nucleotide sequence is from Peribacillus sp. ACCC06369.
GAATAAACACAAATCGCGCTTCCCATGCGGCCGGCTTCATCGGGATGGCTCAACACCTTCTCAATTTATCTATTGAACATGCTAAAAAGCGAGTCCAATTCGGCCGGCCTATCGGTGACTTCCAGGCAATTCAGCATATGCTCGCAGAAATGGCGACGGAAATCTACGCGGCAAAGTGCATGGTCTATGATGTGGTTGAAAAAATCGATCAAGGACAAGAGGATCGGGCCGGCACCTCCATGGCTAAACTGTTTGCTTCAGAAGTAAATAGCCGTGTGGCCGATAAGGCTATCCAAATCTTTGGCTCTAAAGGCTTGGTAAAAGGGCATCCAGTAGAAAAGATGTACAGGAGTGCACGAATGTATCGGATATTAAGCGGAACCTCAGAAATTCAAAAAAATACAATTGCCAAAGCATTATTAAAAGGGTAAAACCCTTTATCGAGGGAGGAAATGATCTATGCTGAATAAGTTGACATTTCAGTCACTGTTGAATAAAGGAATGAAACGATTTGGAGAACTGCCGGCCATTACCTTGTTGCCAAACGGAGAAACGATAACTTACGAAGAGTTATGGAGAAAAGCAGAACTTATCTCTTCTTATTTACTTCGCTTGGGTGCAGGAAGGGGTGTCCGCATAGCTTCTATCATTCCAAACAGTTTGGAAAGTGTGATGTTTGGTTTGGCTATCCAGCAATGTGGAGCTACCCTAGTGCCATTAAGTGAAAAACTGGGGAAACGAGAAATAAAATTCATTTTAAAGGAAGCAAAACCAGAAGTGGTCATAATAGCTACGCAGACACACTTTGACACCTTATTTGAGTATTTAGAAGAAATGAAGAAGGACGGTGTCCATATCATTGGGCTTCCTGGATTTAATATTAATTATCCGGAGGAGTTTGAACAGTTTCAATGGCCCGGTGAAATAAAAAATATGGACTTGCCATTAGCTGAAGCAAAAGACATTGCCCTTCTGTCATACACAGGCGGGACGACGGGTACACCCAAAGGCGTCATGCATTCCCAGAAAGGACTCGGCGCCGCCATACTTTCTGCGGCTATCGAAGACCCGTTAGACGACCGAGACCGGGTATTGCTAAGTACGCCAATTGTGCATTCTGCCGGTTCATTACTTTGGAGATCCCTTGTTTCGGGCGTCCATGTCTATGTGATGGGCTCATTTGACGCTGCAGCATTCATACAGGCGATAAAGGAACATAAAATTACGACGACATTCATGGTACCGACAATGTTATACAGACTCCTTGATCAGACAAAGAAGATGGAATATGATATGAGCTCCATGCGCAATATCTTCTACGGCGCGTCACCAATTTCACAAAAGCGCCTTAAAGAAGCTTTTGAAGTATTCGGGCCTATCATGCGCCAGCAATACGGCATGACAGAGTGTAATATTGTCATTACCAGACTATCGAAAAGCGCTCATTTATGGGCTTATCATAACAATTCGGAAATTTTGAAAAGCTGTGGAAAACCGTGCATTTTCACCGAAGTTCGACTGATTGATAAAGATGGAAATGATGTAAAACCATCCGAGTTTGGAGAAATTATCGTAAAATCACCAGCAATGATGGTAGGCTATTATCAAAGACCTGATCTTACTCAAGAATACATCCGTGATGGTTGGTTCTACACTGGTGATATTGGTAAATGGGATGAAAGCGGTTACCTTTATATTGTAGATAGGAAGAAAGATATGATCATTACAGGCGGGATGAATGTATATTCTTCAGAAGTGGAACGAGTGGTGAACCAGCACCCTTCTGTTGCATTAAGTGCTTGCATAGGCGTTCCCCATCCAGATTGGGGAGAAGTAGTTTGTGTCGTGGTAACACTGCGAGAAGGATTGACCTGTACTAGTGAGGAATTAATTGATTTCTGCAAACAAAGAACCTCTAAGTATATGGTTCCTAAAGTAGCCTATTTTATTGATAAGTTTCCATTAACGCCGATTGGAAAAATTGACAAGAAAGAATTAAGAAAGATGTTTGCACAAGGTATTCCAACCATCTAGGAGAGGCAGAACAAGGATATCATAAAAAAGCCTAATTTCAACATTGAGACCTACAGCAAACCAGAATATAAGATAGAGCAGATGAATGCAAAATAAGCCTCGCATGATAACCTGGAATCGGGACGTGTGAGGCTTTTATGCACTATATAGTAAGATGTTTTTGAATATTAAGGATAACAATGGAATTTATTTAACGTTGTAGTGAATGTTAAATGAAGTGAGTCAGAATGATTTATTATCATTAGAGAATGATATTGAAATATTATATTTTTTCGATTGATTCCACCAAATCATGCATGAAAAAAAATGTGAGTTAGGATATAATATATTATTGTATTGGAGATTCATTCTGGAATTTCCTTTTTTTATGGGCTTCATTTGTTTATCTCCCTAATGAATCGGGAAATAAATTATAGTTGTATAAGTTTTTGAAATAATATTTAGAGTTAAGTAGAGGGGTTTGTTTTAATGGAGATGTTAGAAAAATTTATTAGTGAGACAAATGATGTGTTATGGTCTTCCATATTGATCATCATGTTGATTGGATTGGGTCTTTATTTTTCCGTCCGCACGAAGTTTGTCCAATTCAGAATGGTAGGGGAAATGTTCAGGCTATTGGGCGAAGGGGCCACAGCTGATAAAAAAGGTGTGACATCGTTTCAGGCATTTTGCATAAGCACGGCATCGCGGGTAGGAACGGGTAACCTTGCAGGTGTTGCCATCGCAATCACCATGGGAGGTCCGGGAGCCGTTTTCTGGATGTGGTTAATAGCACTGATCGGAGCTGCTTCGGCTTTTATTGAAAGTACACTTGCTCAAATCTATAAGGTCAAGGATGGGGATGCATTCCGTGGCGGTCCTGCCTATTATATGGAAAAAGCATTGAATGCCCGTTGGATGGGGATCACGTTCGCTGTGTTGATTTCGCTTACATTTGGACTTGCTTTCAATTCGGTACAAGCCAATACGATTACAAGCGCA
It contains:
- a CDS encoding AMP-binding protein — translated: MLNKLTFQSLLNKGMKRFGELPAITLLPNGETITYEELWRKAELISSYLLRLGAGRGVRIASIIPNSLESVMFGLAIQQCGATLVPLSEKLGKREIKFILKEAKPEVVIIATQTHFDTLFEYLEEMKKDGVHIIGLPGFNINYPEEFEQFQWPGEIKNMDLPLAEAKDIALLSYTGGTTGTPKGVMHSQKGLGAAILSAAIEDPLDDRDRVLLSTPIVHSAGSLLWRSLVSGVHVYVMGSFDAAAFIQAIKEHKITTTFMVPTMLYRLLDQTKKMEYDMSSMRNIFYGASPISQKRLKEAFEVFGPIMRQQYGMTECNIVITRLSKSAHLWAYHNNSEILKSCGKPCIFTEVRLIDKDGNDVKPSEFGEIIVKSPAMMVGYYQRPDLTQEYIRDGWFYTGDIGKWDESGYLYIVDRKKDMIITGGMNVYSSEVERVVNQHPSVALSACIGVPHPDWGEVVCVVVTLREGLTCTSEELIDFCKQRTSKYMVPKVAYFIDKFPLTPIGKIDKKELRKMFAQGIPTI